A genomic region of Lujinxingia sediminis contains the following coding sequences:
- a CDS encoding carboxypeptidase regulatory-like domain-containing protein has product MTSTSPKKRYLAGIVLVLGALVLGALMLRALGPDAEQAPPRAQTERAALRGRVLTDEGRPLAGATVEAGTQRATSDAQGRFALARREADATTLDLTHPKYVRGGVGTLGAVPLAAHDQSAELELVMHRPARLAGRVTLEGQPVVGADIGLVYTGARGLRGEELPPHTFSNLTQTHARGHFELPRVAAGELTISVETALTDVPYAESQTLTLSPGESVTDLQIELRPITGLRGGVRTDQGDPLVAELTLVGPGGSRQGRSQSDGSFRFEGLEPGAYTLSASARGHFPDTVGPFDVEARAMADQEVVLERGQGLFGRVLNPEGQPQSGFVIATYARDSRSLQADRNGVFMWPDAPDETFTLRATASQYTASFEKRARLGQAVVLELRPGGEFSGTVLGPRGRPLTSYTIAIAEMEVPPPHPFNARNIAPVEVNDAAGRFTIGPLAPGFYTLKASAPGLASATSELLEVRIGRTTPRVNLQLHEGASVAGVVRDAITDAPVPAAELLLLESSTVLAPRSTIANPSGRFALAELPPGRVTLRVRARGYGTELVAGLELESGEELIHDIVLTPTDELEPALAFYGIGTSLHRERRHIIISSVMPGSSAEEAGLMPGDRITSVDGRSTQRLSLNQVIELIRGQEGTPITLGISRLGEGDFVVGIARRRVQVLH; this is encoded by the coding sequence ATGACATCAACCTCACCGAAGAAGCGGTACCTGGCAGGCATCGTGCTGGTCCTGGGGGCGCTGGTCCTGGGCGCGCTTATGCTGCGCGCGCTCGGGCCCGACGCCGAGCAGGCACCGCCACGCGCCCAGACCGAGCGCGCCGCGCTGCGCGGGCGCGTGCTCACCGACGAGGGTCGCCCCCTGGCCGGGGCGACCGTGGAGGCCGGCACGCAGCGGGCGACGAGCGATGCGCAGGGGCGCTTTGCGCTGGCTCGCCGGGAGGCCGACGCCACAACTCTGGACCTGACCCACCCGAAGTATGTGCGGGGCGGCGTCGGGACGCTGGGGGCCGTGCCGCTGGCCGCACACGATCAGAGCGCAGAGCTGGAGCTCGTGATGCACCGCCCGGCCCGGCTGGCCGGCCGCGTCACCCTGGAGGGACAGCCGGTGGTCGGTGCCGACATCGGGCTGGTCTACACCGGGGCCCGCGGGCTCCGCGGCGAGGAGCTGCCGCCGCATACGTTCTCCAACCTGACGCAGACCCATGCCCGGGGGCACTTTGAGCTCCCCCGGGTGGCCGCCGGGGAACTTACGATCAGCGTGGAGACCGCGCTGACCGACGTCCCTTATGCCGAGAGCCAGACGCTCACCCTGAGCCCTGGCGAGTCGGTGACCGACCTGCAGATCGAGCTCCGCCCGATCACCGGCCTCCGCGGAGGGGTGCGCACCGACCAGGGCGATCCCCTGGTGGCCGAGCTCACCCTTGTGGGCCCCGGAGGCTCCCGGCAGGGGCGCTCCCAGAGCGACGGGAGCTTTCGCTTCGAGGGGCTAGAGCCCGGGGCGTACACGCTCAGCGCCTCGGCCCGGGGACACTTCCCAGACACGGTGGGCCCCTTCGATGTGGAGGCCCGCGCGATGGCCGACCAGGAGGTGGTGCTGGAGCGCGGTCAGGGCCTCTTCGGGCGCGTGCTCAACCCCGAGGGCCAGCCGCAGAGCGGGTTTGTGATCGCGACCTACGCCCGGGACTCCCGGAGCCTGCAGGCTGATCGCAACGGCGTCTTCATGTGGCCTGACGCTCCCGACGAGACCTTTACCCTGCGGGCGACCGCCAGCCAGTACACCGCCTCCTTTGAGAAGCGCGCCCGTCTCGGCCAGGCCGTCGTCCTGGAGCTGCGCCCCGGCGGCGAGTTTAGCGGCACGGTTTTGGGCCCACGGGGCCGCCCCTTAACCTCGTACACCATCGCCATCGCCGAGATGGAGGTGCCCCCGCCCCATCCCTTCAACGCGCGGAATATCGCGCCGGTGGAGGTCAACGACGCCGCGGGACGCTTCACCATCGGCCCTCTGGCCCCGGGGTTCTACACCCTGAAGGCCTCGGCCCCGGGGCTGGCCTCGGCCACCTCCGAGCTGCTGGAGGTCCGCATCGGACGCACCACGCCCCGGGTGAACCTCCAGCTCCACGAGGGCGCCTCCGTCGCCGGCGTGGTACGCGACGCCATCACCGATGCGCCGGTGCCCGCGGCCGAGCTTTTGCTTCTGGAGAGCTCCACTGTTTTGGCCCCTCGCTCCACAATCGCCAACCCCTCGGGGCGCTTCGCGCTGGCGGAGCTTCCCCCGGGCCGCGTCACGCTGCGCGTGCGAGCCCGCGGCTATGGTACCGAGCTGGTGGCTGGCCTGGAGCTGGAGAGCGGAGAGGAGCTCATCCACGACATCGTGCTCACCCCCACCGATGAATTGGAGCCGGCGCTGGCCTTCTATGGTATCGGCACCAGCCTGCACCGCGAGCGGCGCCACATCATCATCAGCAGCGTCATGCCCGGCTCCTCGGCCGAGGAGGCCGGACTGATGCCCGGCGACCGCATCACCTCGGTCGACGGGAGGTCCACCCAGCGCCTGAGCCTCAACCAGGTCATCGAGCTTATCCGCGGGCAGGAGGGCACTCCGATCACCCTGGGCATCAGCCGCCTGGGTGAAGGTGACTTTGTGGTGGGCATCGCCCGCCGGCGCGTGCAAGTACTGCACTGA
- a CDS encoding VIT domain-containing protein, which translates to MRGAHHWLVILGLGAMLSATGCEQVRDLIEGPATWQAHVVSVPARGEVERERLIPAVVAPGERVEAVYGSTQHLTLPGGQKLVLSAGAAVVLGTRKTPTAEVLDGGVWVDALDAPLEVSLGEGRALTLAGRVKIARNHDISELTLREGQATVRTAKEERALTRALPLRIEADGSLVELPPLHLDHIFAGQEREEPLGSQVRRLGNLRTLHAGKVLEQPPVEHLKMEVRAGIHGPVAYTEVEETFANRGRAALDATYTFALPPGAVLTRMAMKVGADNAWREARMETREEAKRTWAAARALGLQQAQLDQGTTSRGELRLGSVPPDAQASVRIGFYHRLEPSAGGYRYAYPMGIAQDPIEEVGFSLKLYDVPADAVQVSGYEAALNPSARPGGPEYAHVTMMREDFWSEGDFVVEVQHAERSEAISGRVFVEPRQPDEDAYMLLRVRPPLPLSVAHDPDDVLLVFDASYRSEATLLTAQQRLGRALLTEMEAPRRVAALSCAEACEVLGEGWTTAADASLREALKEMKQGGAQNTLETLRAILEVARARSGEGRATPPMSVVYITDAHTSVGPLEVATIVDELAPTFKELGVHLHVVDPGGAVNRDAQRLLARSLGGGEPVVLDPSRGPTANAWRVLERLLAESLRDIEVHVSAPAEVIPFPAPPSLRAGEELVLYGRLPLKALQNDVPLEVRVSGQRRGEPWEWTSQLRPARWQHSAALHLPALWASEEIARLSAMRPDDPERSDALTIALSKYHSVLSPLTTWVVLESEIETQARRREQPRAVEPIEFVRGDSGQFPGFRPPPPTPSGTLTLDVFPSRQAPSTSTSRANMAASGNIAMSGGTPADLGMRGGSRAEPKQANAEPQQAAPGPPNTVKARRAHDTPRRERSARPARTIMRGGALEEPATGDNEGVDFIPLYGSQPTSRRPTSSPPVHRPPEPTSPTSPTSEVTLHMDRKLRAGGAPRGRRSALSRTAGELARDITRDRSRRDLRRRLVDDHIRYTGGRARIELGDWLEYDRLDPDALLFYSHYLTWTGEDERARTVLSGVVDSAPQSVDVQELLARGRLFSGQPARACAHLQSVRSLRARAGEGARSRTRITPEPGVADCPRISDLGALGVAPPAAEVSLDAFAPPSPAEHTLSETQARVILSAPVSSAGEPELLVVSPDRFEISRASYPMRIVAMERSTNAEGQAVLDAIVELRRSTTLLVYARAPEGTRAQVLTADGTSEQVIFPEVLNGLAYVITARRSR; encoded by the coding sequence ATGCGAGGCGCACACCACTGGCTGGTGATTCTGGGATTGGGAGCGATGCTGAGCGCTACGGGGTGCGAGCAGGTTCGCGACCTTATCGAGGGGCCGGCCACCTGGCAGGCGCATGTGGTCAGCGTTCCGGCGCGGGGAGAGGTGGAGCGGGAACGCCTGATCCCCGCGGTGGTGGCTCCGGGGGAGCGGGTGGAGGCGGTCTACGGATCGACGCAGCACCTCACCTTGCCCGGGGGCCAGAAGCTGGTGCTTTCCGCCGGCGCCGCGGTGGTGTTGGGCACCAGGAAGACGCCGACCGCGGAGGTGCTCGACGGGGGCGTGTGGGTCGACGCTCTCGACGCCCCGCTTGAGGTGAGCCTGGGGGAGGGGAGGGCGCTGACACTTGCAGGCCGCGTGAAGATCGCGCGCAACCACGACATCTCCGAGCTCACGCTTCGCGAGGGGCAGGCGACTGTGCGCACCGCAAAGGAGGAGCGCGCGCTTACGCGCGCACTCCCTCTGCGCATCGAGGCCGATGGCAGCCTGGTGGAACTTCCGCCGCTGCACCTCGATCACATCTTCGCCGGGCAGGAGCGCGAAGAACCCCTGGGCTCGCAGGTGCGCCGCCTCGGCAACCTGCGCACCCTCCATGCTGGCAAGGTGCTTGAGCAGCCTCCGGTCGAGCACCTGAAGATGGAGGTGCGCGCCGGCATCCACGGGCCGGTGGCCTACACCGAGGTCGAGGAGACCTTTGCCAACCGGGGCCGCGCCGCGCTCGACGCCACCTACACCTTTGCGCTTCCCCCCGGAGCGGTGCTCACGCGTATGGCGATGAAGGTCGGCGCTGATAACGCCTGGCGCGAGGCGCGCATGGAGACGCGCGAAGAGGCGAAGAGGACCTGGGCAGCCGCAAGAGCGCTCGGGCTGCAGCAGGCCCAGCTCGACCAGGGCACCACCTCCCGCGGAGAGCTGCGGCTGGGCAGTGTGCCACCTGACGCTCAGGCCAGCGTGCGCATCGGGTTTTATCACCGCCTGGAGCCCTCGGCCGGCGGCTACCGCTATGCTTACCCCATGGGCATCGCCCAGGATCCCATCGAGGAGGTCGGCTTCAGTCTTAAACTCTACGACGTGCCCGCCGACGCGGTGCAGGTCTCGGGCTATGAAGCCGCGCTCAACCCTTCCGCCAGGCCCGGTGGGCCGGAGTATGCCCACGTGACGATGATGCGTGAGGACTTCTGGTCGGAGGGCGACTTTGTGGTGGAGGTGCAGCACGCCGAGCGAAGCGAGGCGATCAGCGGCCGGGTCTTTGTCGAGCCGCGTCAGCCCGACGAAGACGCCTATATGCTCCTGCGCGTGCGTCCGCCCCTTCCCTTGAGCGTGGCCCACGATCCGGACGACGTGCTGCTGGTTTTTGATGCCTCGTACCGCAGCGAGGCGACGCTGCTTACCGCACAACAACGCCTGGGCCGAGCCCTTCTCACCGAGATGGAGGCTCCTCGCCGCGTCGCCGCCCTGAGCTGCGCGGAGGCCTGCGAGGTGCTGGGGGAGGGCTGGACCACCGCGGCCGATGCGTCCTTGCGCGAGGCTCTAAAAGAGATGAAGCAGGGCGGTGCCCAGAACACCCTGGAGACCCTTCGCGCTATTCTGGAAGTGGCGCGGGCGCGCTCCGGTGAGGGCAGGGCCACGCCGCCGATGAGCGTGGTCTACATCACCGACGCGCACACCAGCGTGGGGCCGCTCGAAGTCGCCACGATCGTCGATGAGCTCGCGCCCACCTTTAAAGAGCTCGGCGTGCACCTGCATGTGGTCGACCCGGGCGGGGCGGTCAACCGCGACGCCCAGCGCCTGCTCGCGCGCAGCCTTGGTGGCGGCGAGCCGGTGGTGCTGGACCCGAGCCGCGGCCCTACTGCCAATGCCTGGCGGGTGCTCGAGCGCCTGCTCGCCGAATCACTCCGCGACATCGAGGTTCACGTCAGTGCTCCGGCCGAGGTGATCCCTTTCCCTGCGCCCCCCTCGCTGCGCGCCGGCGAAGAGCTCGTGCTCTATGGTCGGCTCCCGCTCAAGGCGTTGCAAAACGATGTGCCCCTTGAGGTGCGCGTCAGCGGTCAACGTCGCGGTGAGCCCTGGGAATGGACCTCCCAGCTCCGGCCGGCCCGCTGGCAACACTCCGCCGCCCTGCACCTGCCCGCCCTCTGGGCCAGCGAAGAGATCGCCCGGCTCAGCGCCATGCGCCCCGACGACCCCGAGCGCAGTGACGCCCTGACCATCGCGCTCTCCAAATACCACAGCGTGCTCAGCCCCCTGACGACCTGGGTCGTGCTGGAGAGTGAGATCGAGACGCAGGCGCGCCGTCGCGAGCAACCCCGCGCCGTGGAACCTATCGAGTTTGTCCGCGGAGATTCAGGTCAGTTCCCCGGGTTTCGTCCCCCGCCTCCAACGCCATCAGGCACCCTTACACTGGACGTGTTCCCCTCGCGGCAAGCTCCCTCTACGAGCACGTCGCGCGCTAACATGGCCGCGTCCGGTAACATCGCGATGTCCGGTGGAACGCCAGCCGACCTCGGCATGCGCGGCGGCTCCCGCGCCGAGCCGAAGCAGGCCAACGCCGAGCCACAACAGGCTGCGCCAGGGCCCCCCAACACGGTGAAGGCACGCCGCGCGCACGACACACCCAGACGTGAGCGCAGCGCTCGCCCTGCGCGCACGATCATGCGCGGCGGTGCTCTTGAAGAGCCCGCCACCGGCGACAACGAGGGCGTTGATTTCATTCCTCTCTACGGCAGTCAGCCCACATCGCGTCGGCCCACGTCCTCTCCTCCTGTGCACCGTCCCCCCGAGCCCACCTCGCCGACTTCGCCGACCTCGGAGGTGACCCTGCACATGGACCGGAAGTTGCGAGCCGGCGGTGCCCCCCGGGGGCGGCGATCCGCCTTGTCTCGCACCGCCGGCGAGCTGGCCCGGGACATCACCCGCGACCGCAGCCGTCGCGACCTGCGGCGCCGCCTGGTCGATGATCACATCCGCTACACCGGAGGCCGCGCGCGTATCGAGCTCGGAGACTGGTTGGAGTACGACCGCCTCGATCCCGACGCGCTCCTCTTCTACAGCCACTACCTGACCTGGACTGGCGAGGATGAACGCGCCCGCACGGTGCTCTCAGGCGTGGTCGACAGCGCCCCGCAGAGCGTTGACGTTCAGGAGCTGCTGGCCCGCGGACGTCTCTTCAGCGGGCAGCCCGCCCGAGCCTGCGCGCACCTCCAGAGCGTGCGCAGCCTGCGGGCGAGGGCAGGTGAAGGTGCCCGCTCCCGGACCAGGATAACCCCGGAGCCCGGAGTGGCCGACTGCCCGCGCATCAGCGATCTAGGCGCGCTGGGCGTCGCGCCCCCTGCGGCCGAAGTCTCACTCGATGCCTTCGCGCCCCCCTCGCCAGCCGAGCACACCCTGAGTGAGACGCAGGCCCGCGTGATCCTCAGCGCTCCGGTCTCCTCGGCGGGCGAACCGGAGCTGCTGGTCGTCTCCCCCGACCGGTTTGAGATCAGCCGCGCCTCCTACCCGATGCGCATCGTGGCCATGGAGCGCTCCACCAACGCCGAGGGCCAGGCGGTGCTCGACGCCATCGTCGAGCTAAGGAGGAGCACTACGCTCCTCGTGTATGCACGCGCCCCCGAGGGGACCCGGGCTCAGGTGCTTACGGCTGACGGCACCAGCGAGCAGGTCATCTTCCCCGAGGTCCTGAACGGGTTGGCCTACGTCATAACGGCACGCCGGTCCAGGTGA
- a CDS encoding TraR/DksA family transcriptional regulator, whose amino-acid sequence MADLFNLRFGAKTPVEDDDLKILRERLTARRAELMTQGDIGVDPNRPSAVEHADEDEQPLNEMNQVIASKRNRMRVEELRKIEAALARMAADPEEFGLCLDCDEPIPLRRLELMPWATLCVPCQSKRSGPRRDGRRRHLRDFDE is encoded by the coding sequence GTGGCCGACCTCTTCAATCTACGTTTTGGAGCAAAAACGCCTGTGGAAGACGACGATCTCAAAATCCTTCGCGAGCGCCTCACCGCTCGCCGCGCCGAGCTGATGACCCAGGGCGACATCGGCGTCGACCCCAACCGTCCCTCGGCGGTGGAGCACGCCGATGAAGACGAGCAGCCCCTCAACGAGATGAACCAGGTGATCGCCTCGAAGCGAAACCGCATGCGCGTCGAAGAGCTGCGCAAGATCGAGGCGGCGCTAGCGCGCATGGCCGCCGACCCCGAGGAGTTCGGGCTGTGTCTGGACTGCGACGAGCCGATCCCCCTGCGCCGCCTGGAGCTGATGCCCTGGGCGACCCTGTGTGTGCCCTGCCAGTCCAAGCGCTCCGGGCCGCGACGGGACGGGAGAAGGCGGCATTTGCGGGATTTTGATGAGTGA
- a CDS encoding DEAD/DEAH box helicase, whose protein sequence is MSTSVDASASTPTSTFRELGLSDAILSAVSEAGYDQPTPIQAGAIPLLLAGHDIIGQARTGTGKTAAFALPMLSAIDLNVGAVQGLVLTPTRELAIQIAEAMETYASHRPGLRILPVYGGTSIVGQLHDLRRGVHVVVGTPGRVLDHLRRQSLRLDQVRALVLDEADEMLRMGFIDDVEAILEATPKERRTALFSATMPRAIEAVAQKHLEQPRSVTIASQAEATIEQRFIRLRYPEKLFALDRLLRASDHEGVLVFAQRRADTEEIAQKLNELGHRAQALNGDLGQHQRELVVNRLRERQLDVVVGTDVAARGLDVDHLSLVVNYDLPFDVDTYTHRVGRTGRAGREGMAVSLISNRQMAFIRQVERKMKVNVTPMQIPSAADVERRAVEEHAGKLRKILSEKPQELSPHYDLVKALVDEGFHMTEVAAAASLLAAGDALQPPTMADLNAITPSSHRASNDKKSRSSKHRGRSQGRGSRSSKSSRTSTPSHAAKASHSERRKSSGRNASRSTRKKFSHRKGPKPPRD, encoded by the coding sequence ATGAGCACCTCTGTCGACGCTTCGGCGTCTACCCCCACGTCTACCTTTCGCGAGCTGGGCCTGAGCGACGCTATTTTGAGCGCGGTCAGCGAGGCCGGCTACGACCAGCCCACCCCGATTCAGGCCGGCGCGATTCCGCTGCTTTTGGCCGGCCATGACATCATCGGTCAGGCGCGCACCGGCACCGGTAAGACGGCGGCCTTTGCCCTGCCGATGCTCAGCGCCATCGATCTCAACGTGGGTGCGGTCCAGGGCCTGGTCCTGACCCCGACGCGCGAGCTGGCCATTCAGATCGCCGAGGCCATGGAGACCTACGCCAGCCACCGCCCCGGCCTGCGCATTCTGCCGGTTTACGGAGGCACCTCGATCGTGGGTCAGCTCCATGACCTGCGTCGCGGTGTGCACGTGGTGGTGGGCACTCCGGGTCGCGTCCTCGATCACCTGCGTCGCCAGAGCCTGCGCCTGGACCAGGTGCGCGCGCTGGTGCTCGATGAGGCCGACGAGATGCTGCGCATGGGCTTTATCGACGACGTTGAGGCGATTCTGGAGGCCACACCCAAAGAGCGCCGCACCGCGCTCTTCTCGGCGACGATGCCGCGCGCCATTGAGGCCGTGGCCCAGAAGCACCTGGAGCAGCCCCGCAGCGTGACCATCGCCTCGCAGGCCGAGGCGACCATCGAGCAGCGCTTTATTCGCCTGCGCTACCCGGAGAAACTCTTCGCGCTCGACCGCCTGCTTCGCGCCAGCGACCACGAGGGCGTGCTCGTGTTTGCCCAGCGCCGCGCCGACACCGAAGAGATCGCCCAAAAGCTCAACGAGCTCGGCCACCGCGCTCAAGCCCTCAACGGGGATCTCGGTCAGCATCAGCGTGAGCTGGTCGTCAACCGCCTGCGGGAGCGCCAGCTCGATGTGGTCGTGGGCACCGACGTGGCCGCCCGCGGTCTGGACGTTGACCACTTAAGCCTGGTCGTCAACTACGACCTGCCCTTCGACGTGGATACCTACACCCACCGCGTCGGCCGCACCGGCCGCGCCGGGCGCGAAGGCATGGCGGTGAGCCTGATCTCCAACCGGCAGATGGCGTTCATTCGCCAGGTCGAACGCAAGATGAAGGTCAACGTCACCCCGATGCAGATCCCCTCGGCGGCCGATGTGGAGCGCCGTGCCGTTGAAGAGCACGCCGGCAAGCTGCGAAAGATCCTCAGCGAGAAGCCCCAGGAGCTCTCCCCTCACTACGACCTGGTCAAAGCCCTGGTCGATGAGGGCTTCCACATGACGGAGGTCGCCGCAGCCGCCTCGCTGCTGGCCGCCGGCGACGCCCTGCAGCCCCCGACGATGGCCGACCTCAACGCCATCACCCCCAGCTCGCATCGCGCCTCCAACGACAAAAAGAGCCGCTCCTCGAAGCATCGCGGCCGCTCCCAAGGTCGCGGCTCGCGCAGCTCGAAGTCCTCGCGCACCTCGACACCCTCACATGCCGCCAAGGCCTCGCACAGCGAGCGTCGCAAGAGCTCCGGGCGCAACGCCTCGCGCAGCACCCGTAAAAAGTTCAGCCATCGCAAAGGGCCCAAGCCCCCGCGCGATTGA
- the arfB gene encoding alternative ribosome rescue aminoacyl-tRNA hydrolase ArfB, whose translation MGSEDDLEVGDGVVIPGWELYFTSTRSGGPGGQHANTSNTRVILHWPVAQTTALDEAQKRRVMARLSGYINEEGVMMMASSETRSQHRNREDVRKRMAERVHKALQRPKRRVSTKPSRAARRRRVEEKRRQGEKKALRKAPKRRDW comes from the coding sequence ATGGGCAGCGAAGACGATTTAGAGGTTGGCGATGGCGTGGTGATCCCGGGCTGGGAGCTCTACTTTACGAGCACGCGCTCGGGGGGGCCTGGGGGGCAACATGCGAACACGTCGAATACGCGGGTCATTCTGCACTGGCCGGTGGCGCAGACCACCGCGCTTGATGAGGCGCAGAAGCGGCGAGTGATGGCGCGTTTGTCGGGATACATCAACGAAGAGGGGGTGATGATGATGGCGTCGAGTGAGACGCGCAGTCAGCATCGGAACAGGGAGGACGTGCGAAAGCGCATGGCTGAGCGGGTGCATAAAGCCTTGCAGCGCCCCAAACGCCGGGTGAGCACCAAGCCCTCGCGCGCGGCCAGGCGTCGGCGAGTGGAGGAGAAGAGGCGCCAGGGGGAGAAGAAGGCGTTGAGGAAGGCACCCAAGCGTCGGGACTGGTAG